A section of the Rhizomicrobium sp. genome encodes:
- the rnhA gene encoding ribonuclease HI — MSKPEVEMFTDGACSGNPGPGGWGVILRAKGVEKELSGGDRATTNNRMEMMAAIQGLAALKTPSAITLYTDSRYVLDGATKWLANWKKNGWKTADKKPVKNDDLWRLLEVEMARHDIRWQWVRGHDGHPENERADALARGAIP, encoded by the coding sequence GTGAGCAAGCCTGAGGTCGAGATGTTCACCGACGGCGCGTGCTCGGGAAATCCGGGGCCGGGCGGATGGGGCGTCATCCTGCGCGCCAAGGGCGTGGAGAAGGAATTGTCCGGCGGCGACCGCGCCACGACCAACAACCGCATGGAGATGATGGCGGCGATCCAGGGCCTGGCGGCGCTGAAGACGCCGTCGGCGATCACGCTCTATACGGATTCGCGCTATGTGCTGGACGGCGCGACGAAGTGGCTGGCGAACTGGAAGAAGAACGGCTGGAAGACCGCCGACAAGAAGCCGGTGAAGAACGACGATCTGTGGCGGCTGCTCGAGGTCGAGATGGCGCGGCACGACATCCGCTGGCAATGGGTGCGCGGGCATGACGGGCATCCGGAGAACGAGCGCGCGGATGCGCTGGCCAGAGGGGCGATACCTTAG
- the thrB gene encoding homoserine kinase: MAVYTDVSFEELESLLRDYDVGQPLSFKGIAEGVENTNFYLQTDRGAYFLTLYEKRVSEADLPFFLGLMEHLAARGIACPQPIRRRDGTQWSTLNGRPAALVTFLNGLSLKRPDVAHCAAAGAALAKMHAAGAGFAIVRPNALGPEGWGELVEKTAEGADGIEAGLRALIADSHRDILARWPTGLPGGVIHADLFPDNVLFMAAEVSGLIDFYFACNDAYAYDLAVMLNAWCFETDGGFNVTKSASLIGAYARERALSDAEIAALPVLSAGAALRFLLTRLYDRLNHDPNALVRPKDPRDFSRRLRFHIKVRHATEYGL, translated from the coding sequence ATGGCGGTCTACACCGACGTCTCCTTCGAGGAGCTGGAATCGCTGCTGCGCGACTACGATGTCGGCCAGCCGCTGAGCTTCAAGGGCATCGCGGAAGGCGTGGAGAATACCAATTTCTACCTCCAGACCGATCGCGGCGCCTATTTCCTGACGCTTTATGAAAAGCGCGTCAGCGAGGCCGATCTGCCGTTCTTCCTGGGGCTGATGGAGCATCTGGCAGCGCGCGGCATCGCCTGCCCGCAGCCGATCCGGCGGCGCGACGGGACGCAGTGGAGCACGCTCAACGGCCGGCCGGCGGCGCTGGTGACGTTCCTGAACGGATTGTCATTGAAGCGGCCGGATGTCGCGCATTGCGCCGCGGCCGGCGCGGCGCTCGCCAAGATGCATGCGGCGGGCGCCGGCTTTGCGATCGTGCGGCCGAACGCGCTGGGGCCGGAAGGCTGGGGCGAACTGGTCGAGAAGACGGCCGAGGGCGCCGACGGGATCGAGGCGGGGCTGCGGGCGCTGATCGCGGACAGCCATCGCGACATCCTCGCGCGCTGGCCGACGGGACTGCCGGGCGGCGTGATCCATGCCGACCTGTTCCCCGACAATGTGCTGTTCATGGCCGCCGAGGTTTCGGGGCTGATCGATTTCTATTTCGCCTGCAACGATGCCTATGCCTACGATCTGGCGGTGATGCTGAACGCGTGGTGCTTCGAGACAGATGGCGGGTTCAACGTCACCAAAAGCGCGAGCCTGATCGGCGCCTATGCCCGCGAGCGCGCCTTGTCGGATGCGGAGATCGCCGCCCTGCCCGTGCTCAGCGCGGGCGCGGCGCTGCGCTTTCTCCTGACGCGGCTCTACGACCGGCTGAACCACGATCCCAATGCGCTGGTGCGGCCGAAGGATCCGCGCGATTTCTCGCGCCGCCTGCGCTTCCATATCAAGGTCAGACACGCGACGGAGTACGGATTGTGA
- a CDS encoding peroxiredoxin has translation MTIHVGDKVPSATLMEMQDGGPKPVKTDDFFAGKKVVVFALPGAFTPTCSAKHVPGYVQNFDALKAKGVDEIACVSVNDAFVMGAWGKDQNAGGKVHMLADGNGDFTKAMGLEMDGSKFGMGKRSQRYAMIVDNGVVKELNVEEPGAFSVSSAEHVLGQL, from the coding sequence ATGACCATCCATGTCGGCGACAAGGTTCCTTCCGCAACCCTGATGGAGATGCAGGACGGCGGCCCCAAGCCCGTGAAGACCGACGATTTCTTCGCCGGCAAGAAGGTGGTCGTGTTCGCGCTGCCGGGCGCCTTCACCCCGACCTGCTCGGCCAAGCACGTCCCGGGCTATGTGCAGAATTTCGACGCGCTGAAGGCCAAGGGCGTCGACGAGATCGCCTGCGTTTCCGTCAACGACGCCTTCGTGATGGGCGCCTGGGGCAAGGACCAGAACGCCGGCGGCAAGGTCCACATGCTGGCGGACGGCAATGGCGACTTCACCAAGGCGATGGGCCTGGAGATGGACGGCAGCAAGTTCGGCATGGGCAAGCGCAGCCAGCGCTATGCGATGATCGTCGACAACGGCGTGGTGAAGGAACTCAACGTCGAGGAGCCGGGCGCGTTCTCGGTTTCGAGCGCGGAGCACGTTCTGGGGCAGCTGTAA
- a CDS encoding EAL domain-containing protein — MKRFAFIAALWAVLAAALAAAPPAPARPSIDFAGPEGVVEVSDALAPYHAPSGKAEPSGTAWYIFTATNSSIRPSARVLQAAQPQSVSFRLLPRPTRPAILGVASSDSLVDIGHLSAYGRRAFRVIVPPATSVAIAVEIANAAEPPALLAWTEPALAGHNRQLAIFTTAVWAVIAAAALLVAGLAVTLGHAPARWAAIALIMILLERLSETGLFDASLATAVGGPYGLMAMMAGFSLAAGAMLADAIVPLHDLWPRQVRRFRLTLAAVCLIGILAWFGIPGAAVLADTLVVLGTPAIAAYLVYRGRLGAQAARVAAPSALVFSLVVFASAVATMNNAGDSWATSAAGGFAAAGALLLALAVAAGEGIAVLPFQSVAAHPDADPEVPPREAPVGGGFTSTALQAIGASHQGVFDLDFDSEVVKLSREAAILIGLPQASARVAHGDWMERIHPDDRETYAQALDDYRSHPGIAFRVEFRVKSESGRYAWLELRATMQGERGPSERCLGLMADVTTRKETEADLLQRTLRDPLTGLGNRVALMEELERLGPRLSGVTFALLDIDRFKQIHASLGDAGGDELLTQVADRVAKRFDGVAEVFRVGGDAFAVLFAEAAGEPASIGNELLEVCAAPYARDGRNVFAPASIGVAQGARDPLDLLKNAELALLQAKRAGGTCMRVYSRELEELAPGDAVALETDLRRAIEDDQLDLYYQPIVRLSDNTVAGFEALLRWNHPTRGLVSPADFIAHSEETGTIVALGRFALERAAHEMAHWQRFFPLDPPLFVSVNVSRRQLRDEDFAVFLGALLHNGTIAPGTLKLEVTESTVAANQDVRAALERCRALGAGISIDDFGTGVSSLGQLKTLPFDTIKIDQSFLARHASADAAADGETILKSIIALAQSLKRTVVVEGVETGRDAQWLEALGCEFGQGFYYSQPLPSPQALQYIALHFGGQPRDAAS; from the coding sequence ATGAAACGATTCGCCTTCATCGCCGCCCTGTGGGCCGTGCTCGCGGCGGCGCTCGCCGCCGCGCCGCCGGCGCCGGCGCGGCCGTCGATCGATTTCGCCGGGCCCGAGGGCGTGGTCGAGGTCTCCGACGCGCTCGCCCCCTATCACGCACCCTCGGGCAAGGCCGAGCCGAGCGGAACGGCCTGGTACATCTTCACCGCCACGAATTCCTCGATCCGTCCCTCGGCGCGCGTGCTCCAGGCCGCGCAGCCGCAGAGCGTCAGCTTCCGCCTGCTGCCGCGTCCGACGCGCCCCGCCATCCTGGGCGTCGCCAGTTCGGATTCGCTGGTCGATATCGGCCATCTGAGCGCCTATGGCCGCCGCGCCTTCCGCGTCATCGTCCCGCCCGCGACTTCGGTCGCCATCGCGGTGGAGATCGCCAACGCCGCCGAGCCGCCGGCGCTGCTCGCCTGGACCGAGCCGGCGCTCGCCGGCCACAACCGCCAGCTTGCGATCTTCACCACCGCCGTGTGGGCGGTGATCGCGGCCGCGGCGTTGCTGGTCGCCGGCCTCGCGGTGACCCTCGGCCACGCCCCGGCGCGCTGGGCCGCCATCGCGCTCATCATGATCCTGCTCGAGCGCCTCTCCGAGACCGGTCTGTTCGACGCCAGCCTCGCCACCGCGGTCGGCGGGCCCTATGGCCTGATGGCGATGATGGCGGGATTCTCCCTCGCCGCCGGCGCCATGCTCGCCGACGCCATCGTGCCGCTGCACGATCTGTGGCCGCGCCAAGTGCGCCGGTTCCGCCTGACCCTGGCCGCGGTCTGCCTGATCGGCATCCTCGCCTGGTTCGGCATTCCCGGCGCGGCGGTGCTCGCCGACACGCTCGTCGTCCTCGGCACGCCGGCCATCGCCGCCTATCTCGTCTATCGCGGAAGACTGGGCGCCCAGGCGGCGCGCGTCGCGGCCCCCAGCGCGCTGGTCTTCTCGCTCGTCGTGTTCGCCTCCGCCGTCGCCACGATGAACAATGCCGGCGATTCCTGGGCGACCTCCGCCGCCGGCGGTTTCGCCGCCGCCGGCGCGCTCCTGCTCGCGCTGGCCGTCGCGGCGGGGGAGGGCATCGCCGTATTGCCCTTCCAGTCCGTCGCCGCCCATCCCGACGCCGATCCCGAAGTCCCGCCGCGCGAGGCCCCCGTCGGCGGCGGCTTCACCAGCACCGCGCTCCAGGCCATCGGCGCCTCGCATCAGGGCGTGTTCGACCTCGATTTCGACAGCGAGGTCGTGAAGCTCAGCCGCGAGGCCGCCATCCTGATCGGCCTGCCGCAGGCCAGCGCCCGCGTCGCCCATGGCGACTGGATGGAGCGCATCCATCCCGACGATCGCGAGACCTATGCCCAGGCGCTCGACGATTACCGCAGCCATCCCGGCATCGCCTTCCGCGTAGAATTCCGCGTCAAGAGCGAGAGCGGCCGTTACGCCTGGCTCGAACTGCGCGCCACGATGCAGGGCGAGCGGGGCCCGTCGGAGCGCTGCCTCGGCCTCATGGCCGACGTCACCACCCGCAAGGAGACCGAGGCCGATCTCCTGCAGCGCACGCTGCGCGATCCGCTCACCGGGCTCGGCAACCGCGTCGCGCTGATGGAGGAGCTGGAGCGGCTCGGCCCGCGTCTCTCCGGCGTCACCTTCGCGCTGCTCGACATCGACCGCTTCAAGCAGATCCACGCCAGCCTGGGCGATGCCGGCGGCGACGAACTCCTGACCCAGGTCGCCGACCGCGTCGCCAAGCGCTTCGACGGCGTGGCCGAGGTTTTCCGTGTCGGCGGCGATGCCTTTGCGGTCCTGTTCGCCGAGGCGGCCGGCGAGCCGGCCTCGATCGGCAACGAATTGCTCGAAGTCTGCGCCGCGCCCTATGCCCGCGACGGCCGCAACGTCTTCGCGCCGGCCAGCATCGGCGTCGCGCAGGGCGCGCGCGATCCGCTCGACCTGCTCAAGAATGCCGAACTGGCGCTGCTGCAGGCCAAGCGCGCCGGCGGCACCTGCATGCGGGTCTATTCCCGCGAGCTGGAGGAACTGGCACCGGGCGACGCCGTGGCGCTGGAGACCGATCTGCGCCGCGCCATCGAGGACGACCAGCTCGACCTCTACTATCAGCCCATCGTCCGGCTGTCCGACAACACCGTCGCCGGCTTCGAGGCTTTGCTGCGCTGGAACCATCCGACCCGCGGCCTGGTCTCGCCGGCCGATTTCATCGCCCATTCGGAGGAGACCGGCACCATCGTTGCGCTCGGACGCTTCGCGCTGGAGCGCGCGGCGCATGAGATGGCGCATTGGCAGCGCTTCTTCCCGCTGGATCCGCCGCTCTTCGTCAGCGTCAATGTCTCGCGCCGTCAGTTGCGCGACGAGGATTTCGCCGTCTTCCTGGGCGCCCTTTTGCACAACGGCACCATCGCGCCCGGCACGCTCAAGCTCGAAGTGACCGAGAGCACGGTCGCCGCCAACCAGGACGTGCGCGCCGCGCTGGAGCGCTGCCGCGCGCTGGGCGCCGGCATCTCGATCGACGATTTCGGCACCGGCGTGTCGAGCCTCGGCCAGCTCAAGACGCTGCCCTTCGACACCATCAAGATCGACCAGAGCTTCCTCGCCCGCCACGCCAGCGCCGACGCGGCGGCCGACGGCGAGACCATCCTGAAATCGATCATCGCGCTGGCCCAAAGCCTCAAGCGCACCGTGGTCGTCGAGGGCGTGGAGACGGGGCGCGACGCGCAATGGCTGGAGGCGCTGGGCTGCGAATTCGGCCAGGGGTTCTACTATTCGCAGCCGCTGCCCTCGCCCCAGGCCCTCCAATACATCGCGCTCCATTTCGGCGGCCAGCCGCGCGACGCGGCGTCGTAA
- a CDS encoding YqgE/AlgH family protein, whose translation MASALHEQPQEKQGFLHGKLLIAMPGMSDPRFEQSVILMISHSDSGAMGLIVNKPIPALGFRDLMQKMDIAVTDATSSKPVLFGGPCETDHGYVLHGPERSSRQSTLPVSTDILLTPTVDMLRAIADGRGPERWLMALGYAGWGPGQVESEIVANGWIHCDPDAGLVFDAEADDKWRLAFGKLGAGLSGLSSEAGRA comes from the coding sequence ATGGCATCGGCGCTGCACGAGCAACCCCAGGAGAAACAAGGCTTTCTGCACGGAAAGCTGCTGATCGCCATGCCCGGCATGTCCGATCCGCGCTTCGAGCAGAGCGTGATCCTGATGATCTCCCACTCCGACAGCGGGGCGATGGGGCTGATCGTCAACAAGCCGATCCCGGCGCTGGGCTTCCGCGACCTGATGCAGAAGATGGACATCGCGGTGACCGATGCGACGTCGTCCAAGCCGGTCCTGTTCGGCGGGCCGTGCGAGACCGATCACGGCTATGTGCTGCACGGTCCGGAGCGCAGCAGCCGGCAATCGACCCTGCCGGTGTCGACGGACATCCTGCTGACGCCGACCGTGGACATGCTGCGCGCCATCGCCGACGGGCGCGGGCCGGAGCGCTGGCTGATGGCGCTCGGCTATGCCGGCTGGGGACCGGGGCAGGTCGAGAGCGAGATCGTCGCGAACGGATGGATCCATTGCGACCCCGATGCCGGCCTGGTGTTCGACGCCGAGGCCGACGACAAATGGCGGCTCGCCTTCGGCAAGCTGGGCGCGGGATTGTCGGGACTGTCGTCGGAAGCGGGACGGGCGTAG
- a CDS encoding GNAT family protein — protein MAFMRGLTFPGGQQPVIKAGAVYLRYPRMADFPAWARLRGESRAFLEPWEPVWASDELTKGAFRRRIKRYQKEARLDGAYAFFVFRHEDDALMGGCTLSNVRRGVTQCCALGYWVGERFARQGYMYDAVRALLPFVFGTLGLHRIEAACLPSNQPSRNLLSKAGFRQEGLALRYLQINGEWRDHVLFALLADEMKPA, from the coding sequence ATGGCGTTCATGCGGGGCCTGACCTTCCCGGGCGGCCAGCAGCCGGTGATCAAGGCGGGCGCGGTCTATCTGCGCTATCCGCGCATGGCCGACTTTCCGGCCTGGGCGCGGCTGCGCGGCGAGAGCCGCGCCTTCCTCGAACCCTGGGAGCCGGTCTGGGCGAGCGACGAGCTCACCAAGGGCGCCTTCCGCCGCCGCATCAAGCGCTACCAGAAGGAGGCGCGGCTGGACGGCGCCTACGCCTTCTTCGTCTTCCGCCACGAGGACGACGCGCTGATGGGCGGCTGCACGCTGTCGAATGTCCGCCGCGGCGTCACGCAATGCTGCGCGCTGGGCTACTGGGTCGGCGAGCGCTTCGCGCGCCAGGGCTACATGTACGACGCGGTGCGCGCCCTTCTGCCTTTCGTCTTCGGCACGCTCGGCCTGCACCGGATCGAGGCGGCGTGTCTTCCTTCGAACCAGCCCTCGCGCAACCTCCTCAGCAAGGCCGGGTTCCGGCAGGAGGGGCTGGCGCTGCGCTATCTGCAGATCAACGGCGAATGGCGCGACCACGTCCTCTTCGCCCTCCTCGCCGACGAAATGAAGCCGGCGTGA